A region of Candidatus Roizmanbacteria bacterium DNA encodes the following proteins:
- a CDS encoding NYN domain-containing protein, whose translation MIVKNRDQRVAVLVDVQNLYYSGKNLYSSRVNYKNLLTQVVQRRILTRAIAYVINADDTKENVFFNALHEAGFEVKEKPLQTFYGGAKKGDWDLGIAMDAIRLGNKVDSIILVTGDGDFKPVVNYLQQALGCLVEIAAFKRTANKELVELADDFTNIEEHQKRLLFRI comes from the coding sequence ATGATTGTAAAAAATAGAGACCAACGGGTAGCAGTACTTGTCGATGTACAAAACCTGTACTACTCGGGAAAAAACCTTTATAGTTCACGCGTAAATTACAAAAATCTTCTGACCCAGGTCGTACAGCGCAGAATTCTTACCCGGGCTATCGCATATGTCATCAATGCTGACGATACCAAAGAAAACGTCTTTTTTAATGCCCTGCATGAAGCCGGCTTTGAGGTAAAAGAAAAACCACTGCAGACATTTTACGGCGGTGCGAAGAAAGGAGATTGGGACTTAGGAATCGCTATGGATGCCATCAGACTGGGTAATAAAGTCGATTCAATCATTCTGGTCACGGGCGACGGAGACTTCAAACCCGTTGTTAACTATCTCCAGCAGGCATTGGGATGTCTTGTTGAAATTGCGGCGTTCAAGCGTACGGCAAACAAGGAACTTGTGGAGCTTGCAGATGATTTCACGAATATAGAAGAACATCAGAAGAGACTCCTTTTTCGGATTTGA
- a CDS encoding tryptophan-rich sensory protein, with protein MTLDVRKLSISLLAPFASGAIGSIATASSIPTWYAGLEKPVFNPPNWVFGPVWTILYLMMGIAFYLIWNSSKRTIHKRRAVLYYWIQLVLNTLWSLVFFGLRTTLGGIVVIIPLLIFIILTMKNAKSVSYASYLLLIPYLCWVSFATVLTISLFLLN; from the coding sequence ATGACACTTGATGTGCGGAAACTTTCGATATCACTTCTTGCACCGTTTGCATCCGGAGCCATCGGTTCTATAGCCACGGCATCTTCGATTCCCACATGGTATGCAGGACTGGAAAAGCCCGTTTTCAATCCTCCCAATTGGGTGTTCGGTCCCGTCTGGACAATCCTTTATTTGATGATGGGTATCGCTTTCTATCTGATCTGGAACAGCAGTAAACGTACGATTCATAAAAGACGTGCGGTACTGTATTATTGGATCCAACTTGTCCTGAATACTCTCTGGTCGCTTGTATTTTTCGGACTGCGCACAACGCTCGGAGGAATTGTTGTCATTATTCCGCTATTGATTTTCATAATTCTGACAATGAAAAATGCCAAATCGGTGTCATACGCTTCGTATCTTTTGCTGATACCGTATCTGTGCTGGGTATCTTTTGCGACCGTTCTTACCATTTCACTATTTCTTTTAAACTAA
- the upp gene encoding uracil phosphoribosyltransferase gives MEQVFPSKHPLVQHKLSLLRDVKTDPKLFRELVGEIAALLVYEATMNLRTVEKEIETPLTVTKGMFIQEKIGLVPILRAGLGMVDGIWKLLPQSEVWHIGLYRDEKTLKPVEYYNKLPVSPTVEIVFVLDPMLATGGSASATIDILKKWGAKRIVFIGLIAAPEGIAEVHKNHPEVPIHIAHIDERLTTDADKFPAGYIFPGLGDAGDRQFGT, from the coding sequence ATGGAACAGGTATTTCCCTCAAAGCATCCGCTGGTACAGCACAAACTGTCGCTGCTTCGTGATGTAAAAACAGATCCGAAACTTTTCCGGGAACTGGTCGGAGAGATTGCGGCACTTCTTGTGTACGAAGCTACGATGAATCTGCGGACTGTAGAAAAAGAAATTGAAACCCCTCTTACCGTGACAAAAGGTATGTTCATTCAAGAAAAAATCGGACTTGTCCCGATCCTGCGTGCGGGTCTCGGGATGGTCGACGGTATCTGGAAATTGTTACCGCAGTCTGAAGTCTGGCACATCGGTTTGTATCGGGATGAGAAGACACTCAAACCCGTCGAGTACTACAACAAACTGCCCGTTTCGCCGACTGTTGAAATTGTGTTTGTACTTGATCCGATGCTCGCGACAGGCGGGTCGGCATCTGCTACGATTGATATTCTCAAAAAGTGGGGTGCAAAACGAATTGTTTTTATCGGTCTGATCGCGGCTCCAGAAGGGATTGCAGAAGTTCACAAGAATCACCCTGAAGTCCCGATTCATATTGCTCATATCGATGAACGGTTGACGACTGATGCTGACAAGTTTCCCGCAGGATATATTTTTCCCGGTCTCGGTGATGCCGGTGACAGACAGTTCGGTACATGA
- a CDS encoding peptidylprolyl isomerase — translation MIIDTDSTYTVTLNTSEGPIVIEMKTKEVPKTVNNFISLAQKGFYDNTVFHRVIKGFMIQGGDPKGDGTGGPGYKFDDEPFEGEYVRGTVAMANSGPNTNGSQFFIMHEDTPLPKNYVIFGFVKEGLDVVDKIAEAPVTMSASGEESKPVKPVKVFETVIEDE, via the coding sequence ATGATAATTGATACAGACTCAACATACACAGTCACTCTGAATACCAGTGAAGGCCCGATTGTGATTGAGATGAAAACCAAGGAAGTCCCGAAAACCGTAAACAATTTTATTTCACTTGCACAAAAAGGTTTCTACGACAACACGGTGTTTCATCGTGTGATCAAAGGATTCATGATCCAGGGCGGTGATCCCAAAGGCGATGGTACGGGCGGACCCGGGTATAAATTTGACGATGAACCGTTCGAAGGCGAATATGTCCGGGGAACGGTCGCTATGGCCAACTCAGGTCCGAATACCAACGGAAGTCAGTTCTTTATCATGCATGAGGATACTCCTCTCCCGAAAAATTATGTCATCTTCGGATTCGTAAAAGAAGGACTTGATGTCGTTGACAAAATTGCCGAAGCTCCCGTCACCATGAGTGCAAGCGGAGAAGAATCCAAGCCGGTAAAGCCGGTGAAAGTATTCGAAACGGTGATCGAAGACGAATAG